A genomic window from Thermococcus nautili includes:
- a CDS encoding 4Fe-4S dicluster domain-containing protein produces the protein MEKGKPENTPDWKEYYERMKETAPLVIHYPICGGGEECIFVCPFSDKIWEVVPMKVSLFGFKYKVRLRPFMANPENCKKCYICVQACPTGALRPVEKPVRHPALVLLYNTLKLPFKKKYGVKFVFRKEHAEKFKKNN, from the coding sequence ATGGAGAAAGGGAAACCCGAGAACACACCGGACTGGAAGGAGTACTACGAGAGGATGAAGGAAACCGCCCCGCTCGTGATACACTACCCAATCTGCGGCGGAGGGGAGGAATGCATCTTCGTGTGTCCGTTCAGCGATAAAATCTGGGAAGTCGTCCCGATGAAGGTTAGCCTCTTCGGCTTCAAGTACAAGGTAAGGCTCAGGCCATTCATGGCCAATCCGGAAAACTGCAAGAAGTGCTACATCTGCGTTCAGGCCTGCCCAACGGGAGCGCTGAGGCCCGTCGAGAAGCCCGTAAGGCATCCAGCCCTCGTTCTGCTCTACAACACCCTGAAACTGCCCTTCAAGAAGAAGTACGGCGTCAAGTTTGTGTTCCGGAAGGAGCATGCCGAGAAGTTCAAGAAGAACAACTGA
- a CDS encoding PadR family transcriptional regulator: protein MERPNFRGQLKLLILKMLDEKPMHGYGIMAELESRYGVPHPSPGTVYPILASLKRAGLIETVGSGKREKKLYRTTERGREYLREHEEELRSVLELTERFIEFRKIGGVELARALKDVFNSINELSEEQKKTLAEEFMDFTKRVRLILLGETKGQEKSS, encoded by the coding sequence ATGGAGCGGCCGAACTTCAGGGGTCAGCTCAAGCTCCTAATCCTTAAGATGCTCGACGAGAAGCCGATGCACGGCTACGGGATAATGGCCGAACTGGAGAGCCGATACGGCGTCCCCCACCCCAGTCCAGGAACCGTTTATCCAATTCTCGCATCGCTTAAGAGGGCCGGGCTCATCGAGACTGTCGGCTCGGGTAAGAGGGAGAAGAAGCTCTACCGAACCACTGAAAGGGGAAGGGAATACCTGCGGGAGCACGAGGAGGAGCTCAGAAGCGTTCTTGAGCTAACCGAGAGGTTCATCGAGTTCAGGAAAATAGGCGGGGTCGAGCTTGCCCGCGCCCTAAAAGACGTCTTCAACTCGATTAACGAACTGAGCGAGGAGCAGAAGAAGACCCTTGCCGAGGAGTTCATGGACTTCACCAAGAGGGTCAGGCTGATTCTCCTCGGGGAAACAAAAGGTCAGGAAAAGAGCTCGTAG